In Streptomyces thermolilacinus SPC6, a single genomic region encodes these proteins:
- a CDS encoding DUF2510 domain-containing protein produces MSMTTPPGWYPDPAVPAVERWWDGTAWTAHTRPAGTVTQPAAVVVPPKRFGGRGVQVAVAALVVAAVVAAVVLLRPGGDEAPDAGPAPASTGPTAPAPAAPATPSPAAEPSAAPSEDGTVLTDQLNGITLPIPDGWEKDRTGIGQAPTMVTADDHQCPNSTRYCRPGRVLSRTLASAAPTHKAMAEADIAEAAEQLYGEDILGHNPYGGVKSHQVVAAREAVVAGRTGYLVRWRVTTGKGPGGYVQSLVFPSPGGVEQPVAVRFAFDAGPEGPPLSVMDEIVRGIRPVGSSTGGGVGSSIAPRGNG; encoded by the coding sequence ATGAGCATGACGACTCCGCCGGGCTGGTACCCGGACCCGGCCGTCCCCGCGGTGGAACGCTGGTGGGACGGCACCGCGTGGACCGCGCACACCCGCCCGGCGGGGACCGTCACGCAGCCCGCGGCGGTCGTCGTCCCCCCGAAGCGGTTCGGCGGCCGGGGCGTCCAGGTCGCCGTCGCGGCGCTCGTCGTGGCGGCGGTCGTGGCCGCCGTGGTCCTCCTCCGCCCCGGCGGCGACGAGGCCCCGGACGCCGGACCGGCGCCCGCCTCCACGGGGCCCACGGCACCCGCCCCCGCGGCGCCCGCCACGCCGAGCCCGGCGGCCGAGCCGTCCGCCGCCCCGTCCGAGGACGGCACCGTCCTCACCGACCAGCTCAACGGCATCACCCTGCCCATCCCGGACGGCTGGGAGAAGGACCGGACCGGCATCGGCCAGGCCCCGACCATGGTCACGGCCGACGACCACCAGTGCCCCAACAGCACCCGCTACTGCCGCCCCGGCCGCGTCCTGTCCCGCACCCTCGCCTCCGCCGCCCCCACCCACAAGGCGATGGCCGAGGCGGACATCGCCGAGGCCGCCGAGCAGCTGTACGGGGAGGACATCCTGGGCCACAACCCGTACGGCGGCGTCAAGTCCCACCAGGTCGTCGCCGCCCGGGAGGCCGTCGTCGCGGGCCGCACCGGCTACCTCGTCCGCTGGCGGGTCACCACCGGCAAGGGCCCCGGCGGGTACGTCCAGTCGCTGGTCTTCCCGTCCCCGGGCGGTGTCGAGCAGCCCGTCGCCGTACGGTTCGCCTTCGACGCCGGGCCGGAGGGGCCGCCGCTCTCCGTCATGGACGAGATCGTCCGGGGCATCCGCCCCGTCGGCAGCTCCACCGGCGGCGGCGTCGGCAGCAGCATCGCCCCGCGCGGCAACGGCTGA
- a CDS encoding amino acid deaminase/aldolase yields MTPRAADRARYDRATAHLDAPLALVDLDAFDANADDLVRRAGGKPVRVASKSLRCRALLERVLARPGFAGVMSFTLPESLWLARAGFDDVLLAYPTADRAGLAELAADPKLARAVTVMVDDPAQLDLIEAARGDGREEVRVCLELDTSLRLLGGRIRVGARRSPLRGPAELAELARSVARRPGFRLVGLMAYEGHVAGVGDAVAGRPLRSRAVRVMQAAARRELAGRRAAVVAAVRAVAPDLEFVNGGGTGSVQHTAAEAAVTEVAAGSGLYVPRLFDDYTSFSGRPAALFAQPVVRRPGVGVVTVLGGGYPASGAAGRDRLPVPYLPEGLRYDPMEGAGEVQTPLLGSAADDLLIGDKVWFRHAKAGELCERFDRLHLVEGDRVTNAVPTYRGEGRTFL; encoded by the coding sequence ATGACTCCCCGTGCCGCCGACCGGGCCCGTTACGACCGGGCCACCGCGCATCTCGACGCCCCCCTCGCCCTCGTCGATCTGGACGCCTTCGACGCCAACGCCGACGACCTCGTACGCCGCGCCGGGGGCAAGCCGGTACGGGTCGCGAGCAAGTCGCTGCGCTGCCGGGCGCTGCTGGAGCGGGTGCTGGCGAGGCCCGGCTTCGCCGGGGTCATGTCGTTCACCCTGCCCGAGTCGCTGTGGCTGGCGCGGGCCGGGTTCGACGACGTGCTGCTGGCGTACCCGACGGCGGACCGGGCCGGTCTCGCCGAGCTGGCCGCCGACCCGAAGCTCGCGCGCGCCGTCACGGTGATGGTGGACGACCCGGCGCAGCTCGACCTGATCGAGGCTGCGCGCGGCGACGGCCGGGAGGAGGTGCGGGTCTGCCTGGAGCTGGACACGTCGCTGCGGCTGCTCGGCGGGCGGATACGGGTCGGCGCGCGCCGCTCGCCGTTGCGGGGACCGGCCGAACTGGCGGAGCTGGCGCGCTCGGTGGCGCGGCGGCCGGGTTTCCGGCTGGTGGGGCTCATGGCGTACGAGGGGCATGTCGCGGGTGTCGGCGACGCGGTGGCGGGGCGTCCGCTGCGGTCGCGGGCGGTGCGGGTGATGCAGGCGGCGGCTCGGCGGGAGCTGGCCGGGCGGCGGGCGGCGGTCGTGGCGGCAGTACGGGCGGTGGCGCCGGACCTGGAGTTCGTCAACGGCGGCGGGACCGGGAGCGTGCAGCACACGGCGGCCGAGGCGGCGGTGACGGAGGTCGCGGCCGGGTCGGGGCTGTACGTGCCGCGGCTGTTCGACGACTACACGTCGTTCAGCGGCAGGCCCGCCGCCCTGTTCGCGCAGCCGGTGGTGCGGCGGCCCGGTGTGGGCGTCGTGACGGTGCTGGGCGGCGGCTACCCGGCGTCGGGTGCGGCGGGCCGGGACCGGCTGCCCGTTCCGTACCTGCCTGAGGGACTGCGGTACGACCCGATGGAGGGCGCGGGCGAGGTGCAGACGCCGCTCCTGGGGTCGGCCGCCGACGACCTGCTGATCGGCGACAAGGTGTGGTTCCGGCACGCAAAGGCGGGCGAGCTGTGCGAGCGGTTCGACCGGCTGCACCTGGTGGAGGGCGACCGGGTGACGAATGCCGTGCCGACGTATCGCGGCGAGGGCCGGACGTTCCTGTAG